From Parasphaerochaeta coccoides DSM 17374, a single genomic window includes:
- the gcvH gene encoding glycine cleavage system protein GcvH, whose product MKLPTDLKYAKSHEWIKILSDGVYEIGITDFAQKELGDIVFVALPEVGDDIEAGQDFGTVESVKTSSDVYCPVTGTVEEINDILADTPEAINQDPYGTWFIRVRGTLDEKGLLDAKEYDAVTGVK is encoded by the coding sequence ATGAAACTGCCCACAGACCTGAAGTATGCGAAATCCCATGAATGGATCAAGATCCTTTCTGATGGCGTCTATGAAATCGGCATCACAGATTTTGCGCAGAAAGAACTTGGAGACATTGTTTTCGTTGCCTTGCCGGAGGTTGGTGATGATATAGAGGCTGGTCAGGACTTCGGAACCGTGGAGTCTGTGAAGACATCAAGTGATGTATACTGTCCGGTCACTGGTACTGTGGAAGAAATCAACGACATCCTTGCAGACACCCCGGAAGCAATCAACCAGGATCCTTATGGTACGTGGTTCATCCGCGTCCGTGGCACCCTTGATGAGAAAGGGCTGCTCGATGCCAAGGAATATGATGCTGTGACAGGAGTGAAATAA
- the gcvT gene encoding glycine cleavage system aminomethyltransferase GcvT, whose protein sequence is MELKTPLYAWHEAHGGRMVSFGGYVLPVQYQDGVIAEHKAVRAHAGLFDISHMAEMTLEGPDALENIQRIFTNDFRNMKKGRVRYTLMCNEKGGILDDLVVCKMDEDRYFMVLNASNRAKDAAWIQEHLEGDVRFTDISDSTALIALQGPAAPAILARLAEPAVIPEKYYTLVEDGRVGDISCIISRTGYTGELGYEFFCAPADAQRLWELLLATGAPDGLVPCGLAARDTLRLEAAMPLYGHEMDEDTTPFQAGLHFAVKMDKGDFIGRNALDGMEAPDVVRVGLEVTSRGIVREHEDIYLGEKKIGHTTSGTMCPGIGKAVAMAYVEKEASAEGTELEADVRGRRIGVKVIALPFYKRT, encoded by the coding sequence ATGGAGCTGAAGACGCCGCTATATGCATGGCATGAAGCCCACGGAGGACGCATGGTGTCCTTTGGTGGGTATGTCCTTCCCGTCCAGTACCAGGACGGAGTCATTGCTGAACACAAGGCCGTCCGCGCCCATGCCGGACTCTTTGATATCTCCCATATGGCAGAGATGACCCTGGAAGGACCTGATGCCCTTGAAAACATCCAGCGCATCTTCACCAATGATTTCAGGAACATGAAAAAAGGCCGCGTCCGCTACACCCTGATGTGCAATGAAAAGGGAGGTATCCTCGACGACCTGGTGGTCTGCAAGATGGACGAGGACAGGTACTTCATGGTACTCAATGCCTCGAACCGAGCCAAGGACGCAGCGTGGATACAGGAGCATCTGGAGGGAGACGTCAGATTCACCGACATATCCGACTCAACGGCTCTCATCGCCCTCCAGGGTCCAGCGGCTCCCGCCATTCTTGCCCGCCTTGCCGAGCCTGCTGTCATACCGGAGAAATATTATACCTTGGTCGAGGATGGCCGGGTGGGGGACATTTCCTGCATCATCTCCCGTACTGGCTATACCGGGGAACTTGGTTATGAATTTTTCTGCGCCCCAGCTGATGCGCAGAGGCTTTGGGAGCTTCTGCTGGCGACCGGAGCCCCTGACGGATTGGTTCCCTGCGGGCTGGCTGCCCGTGATACCCTGCGCCTTGAAGCCGCCATGCCTCTCTACGGACATGAAATGGATGAAGATACCACGCCTTTCCAGGCAGGACTGCATTTTGCCGTCAAGATGGACAAAGGGGATTTCATAGGTCGGAACGCGCTTGATGGCATGGAAGCCCCTGATGTCGTCCGGGTAGGATTGGAGGTGACCAGCCGGGGCATTGTCCGTGAACATGAAGATATCTACCTGGGAGAGAAAAAGATTGGCCACACGACCAGCGGGACAATGTGTCCGGGGATCGGCAAGGCTGTCGCTATGGCGTATGTTGAGAAAGAAGCGAGCGCAGAGGGAACGGAGCTTGAAGCAGATGTGCGCGGACGGAGAATTGGCGTGAAAGTCATTGCACTGCCTTTTTATAAAAGAACCTGA
- a CDS encoding (deoxy)nucleoside triphosphate pyrophosphohydrolase, with protein sequence MKHVEVVAAVIIRDGKVFAAQRKDAGEMACRWEFPGGKVEDGESSEEALVREIREELDSVISVDRYIMTVEHAYHSFSLTMHAYLCTLVEGELSLEEHLAFRWLDKDSLFSVAWADADVPIAQAIKDRVV encoded by the coding sequence ATGAAACATGTGGAAGTCGTCGCCGCAGTCATCATCCGGGATGGGAAAGTCTTCGCCGCACAGAGGAAGGATGCGGGGGAGATGGCCTGTAGATGGGAGTTTCCCGGAGGGAAGGTGGAAGATGGGGAAAGCTCTGAAGAAGCTCTTGTCCGTGAAATCCGCGAGGAGCTTGATTCAGTCATTTCGGTTGACCGGTACATCATGACGGTTGAGCATGCGTACCATTCTTTCAGCCTGACCATGCATGCTTATCTCTGTACTTTGGTGGAGGGGGAATTATCTCTTGAAGAACATCTTGCTTTCCGCTGGCTGGACAAGGACAGTCTTTTTTCCGTGGCATGGGCAGATGCCGATGTCCCGATAGCACAGGCGATCAAGGACAGGGTAGTATGA
- a CDS encoding AEC family transporter produces MELDSTVIFGLLAKMVILIALGMVACRFRVISQEGQQTISRLLLSIILPLGVLAAGNSTFNPKYSNNLLLTALIVFAYYIVAIGLSLLMGRLFNPPGKKKGVFVAMNVFANTSFMGYAIASTLFGHEGMLFAIVYNLLYNLFMFTFGVMSIEGNGASTIDWRKLVTNPLTISSVISLLIFISPFRFPAMVTDSFSLVGSMSMPLSMILIGCWLSDIPAKALVRDGLSYVISLMRLVCFPLIMIFVARHFAISPVVVGTCVVITSLPAGSLNVIFAQKFGSAPDFAVATMAQGTVFSVFTLPLVISLLNHFF; encoded by the coding sequence ATGGAACTTGATTCAACGGTGATTTTCGGTCTTCTGGCCAAGATGGTAATTCTGATAGCCCTTGGCATGGTCGCCTGTCGTTTCCGCGTCATCAGTCAGGAAGGGCAGCAGACAATCTCACGGTTGTTGCTCTCCATCATCCTGCCTCTTGGCGTGCTGGCCGCTGGCAACAGCACGTTCAATCCCAAGTACAGCAATAATCTTCTGCTCACCGCGCTCATCGTGTTTGCCTATTACATTGTGGCGATTGGCTTGTCCCTCCTGATGGGCAGGCTGTTCAATCCCCCAGGGAAGAAGAAGGGGGTGTTCGTTGCGATGAATGTCTTTGCGAATACCAGTTTCATGGGATATGCCATCGCTTCCACTTTATTTGGTCACGAGGGCATGTTGTTCGCCATCGTGTACAATCTGCTCTACAATCTTTTCATGTTCACCTTCGGGGTGATGAGCATAGAGGGGAATGGAGCCAGCACAATTGATTGGCGTAAGCTTGTCACTAATCCTTTGACAATATCCTCGGTTATCTCCCTGCTCATCTTCATCTCTCCTTTCCGGTTTCCTGCCATGGTTACCGATTCTTTCTCTCTGGTCGGTTCCATGTCAATGCCGCTGTCCATGATTCTGATAGGGTGCTGGCTGTCTGATATCCCGGCGAAAGCTCTGGTCAGGGATGGTCTTTCTTATGTGATATCCCTCATGCGGTTGGTTTGCTTTCCGCTGATTATGATCTTTGTCGCTCGTCACTTTGCCATTTCCCCTGTTGTCGTGGGGACGTGTGTGGTGATTACGTCTCTGCCGGCGGGTTCCTTGAATGTCATCTTTGCGCAGAAATTTGGAAGTGCCCCTGACTTTGCCGTAGCAACCATGGCTCAGGGGACGGTATTCAGTGTCTTCACTTTGCCCCTGGTCATTTCACTTCTCAATCATTTCTTTTGA
- a CDS encoding NADPH dehydrogenase — MMKLFESFEIKGMKLKNRIVMPPMCTTQAHAHDGIATVFHQAHYAARAIGGTGLIIVEATGISPEGRIMDADLGLWNDAQRDALVSVVEAVHHEGGKIAIQINHAGRKCAVTDGVSSIYGPGTVAFSSEYRKPQALTEKQIEGVLADFQAAARRADEAGFDAIELHAAHGYLINQFISPTVNTRTDAYGEPSLFLSRVIDAVRLVWPADKALWVRVSADSPQDYGMGHIISVLEKVKDKINAVNVSSGGVIPVPPAVFPGYQVPLARAVKDALGLPVMVVGILDAPDLAEYVLQNGDADLVCIGRALLRNPNWPLEAALGHHKALFESIPDYLRRGFHL; from the coding sequence ATGATGAAATTGTTTGAATCTTTTGAAATAAAGGGCATGAAGCTGAAAAATCGGATTGTCATGCCGCCCATGTGTACCACCCAAGCGCATGCCCATGATGGCATAGCGACCGTCTTTCACCAAGCTCATTACGCCGCACGCGCCATAGGCGGAACCGGGCTGATTATTGTGGAAGCGACTGGAATCAGTCCTGAGGGACGAATCATGGATGCCGACCTTGGTCTGTGGAACGATGCGCAGCGTGATGCTTTGGTTTCGGTAGTAGAAGCCGTCCATCATGAAGGTGGTAAAATAGCCATCCAGATTAATCATGCCGGGCGCAAGTGCGCCGTTACCGATGGCGTGTCCTCGATTTACGGCCCCGGTACAGTCGCTTTCAGTTCCGAATATCGGAAGCCTCAAGCACTGACGGAGAAGCAAATCGAGGGTGTCCTTGCCGACTTCCAGGCAGCCGCCCGTCGTGCTGATGAGGCGGGTTTCGACGCAATCGAGCTTCATGCCGCTCATGGCTATCTTATCAACCAGTTCATCAGCCCTACGGTCAACACACGTACAGATGCCTATGGGGAACCGAGTTTGTTCCTGTCCCGTGTCATTGACGCCGTGCGTCTCGTCTGGCCAGCGGACAAGGCTCTTTGGGTTCGTGTCAGCGCCGACAGTCCCCAGGACTACGGTATGGGACATATCATTTCTGTGTTGGAGAAGGTAAAGGACAAGATTAACGCGGTGAATGTTTCCAGCGGTGGGGTCATTCCCGTGCCTCCTGCTGTATTTCCCGGCTATCAGGTTCCCTTGGCACGCGCGGTGAAGGACGCTCTTGGTCTTCCTGTCATGGTGGTCGGCATCTTGGATGCTCCGGATTTGGCCGAGTATGTCCTCCAGAACGGAGACGCCGATCTGGTCTGCATCGGGCGGGCTTTGTTGCGCAATCCCAACTGGCCGCTTGAGGCGGCGCTCGGTCATCACAAGGCGCTTTTTGAATCCATCCCGGATTATCTGAGGAGAGGTTTTCATCTTTAG
- a CDS encoding bifunctional methionine sulfoxide reductase B/A protein, giving the protein MAYQPLPFLPLSPDLYEKIPLPAQKVMEQGGTELPGTGEYEHFSREGTYFCNRCHSPLYRSSDKFDSGCGWPSFDAEIPHAVERIPDRDGQRIEIRCATCGGHLGHVFSGEGFTSRDVRHCVNSLSLHFAASPPLGRAFFAGGCFWGVEDLFSRLEGVTDVTSGYSGGYVENPSYEDVCRGLTGHLETVRVTYDIDRLSYKDLIHWFFEIHDPTQTDGQGPDIGEQYESAVFYRNRHEYDIALEAIRELEEKGYDIATRLLPAAPFWEAEDYHQDYYERTGSRPYCHAHVKRF; this is encoded by the coding sequence ATGGCTTACCAACCCCTTCCCTTTCTTCCCCTTTCGCCTGACCTGTATGAAAAAATCCCCCTGCCTGCGCAAAAGGTGATGGAACAGGGCGGAACCGAACTGCCTGGAACCGGTGAGTATGAACATTTCAGCCGGGAAGGAACCTACTTCTGCAACCGTTGCCATTCTCCGCTCTATCGGTCATCGGATAAATTCGACTCCGGCTGCGGCTGGCCATCCTTTGACGCTGAAATCCCCCATGCAGTGGAAAGGATTCCTGACCGTGATGGACAGAGAATTGAAATCCGCTGCGCCACCTGCGGCGGACATCTCGGCCATGTCTTTAGTGGCGAAGGTTTCACATCGAGGGACGTGCGCCATTGCGTGAATTCCCTCTCCCTCCATTTCGCGGCATCTCCACCTCTGGGGAGGGCATTCTTCGCCGGTGGATGCTTCTGGGGAGTAGAAGATCTTTTCAGCCGACTGGAAGGAGTCACCGACGTGACGAGCGGATATTCCGGAGGCTATGTGGAAAACCCCTCCTATGAGGATGTCTGCCGTGGTTTGACCGGACACCTTGAAACCGTCCGCGTCACCTATGACATTGACCGTCTTTCCTACAAAGATCTGATCCACTGGTTCTTCGAGATACATGATCCTACCCAGACAGACGGGCAGGGACCGGACATTGGCGAGCAGTATGAGTCAGCTGTCTTTTACCGGAACCGTCATGAATATGACATTGCCTTGGAAGCAATACGGGAGTTGGAGGAAAAAGGCTACGACATAGCCACCCGGCTCCTGCCTGCCGCGCCGTTCTGGGAGGCTGAGGACTACCATCAGGACTATTATGAGCGCACAGGTTCCCGGCCATACTGCCATGCCCATGTGAAGCGGTTCTGA
- a CDS encoding ZIP family metal transporter codes for MRLMDSPIFLAFLATLFTWGMTALGAALVFFFKDIKKSMLNTMLGFASGVMIAASFWSLLNPALEMAPDTSSLPAWLVVGIGFMLGGIFLWGADKLLPHQHFSADKNAVEGLPSHLRRSILLVLSITLHNIPEGLAVGVAFGAVANGHDTATIAAALSVAIGIGIQNFPEGAAVSIPLRREGLSRFRCFMYGQASGIVEPISAVLGAFLVTQMRSILPYALAFAAGAMIFVVIEELIPEAQIRDPKEYSKAHFVTAGAMIGFTVMMILDVALA; via the coding sequence ATGCGCTTGATGGATTCACCCATATTCCTTGCTTTCCTGGCGACTCTTTTCACCTGGGGCATGACGGCCCTGGGCGCCGCGTTGGTATTTTTCTTCAAAGATATCAAGAAATCCATGCTCAACACCATGTTGGGATTTGCCTCCGGTGTCATGATTGCCGCCAGCTTCTGGTCCCTGCTCAACCCTGCCCTGGAAATGGCTCCGGATACAAGCTCCCTCCCGGCATGGCTGGTGGTAGGCATTGGCTTCATGCTCGGCGGAATCTTTCTTTGGGGAGCTGACAAGCTGCTGCCCCACCAGCACTTTTCCGCTGACAAGAACGCCGTTGAGGGATTGCCCAGCCATCTGCGCCGGAGCATCCTCCTGGTACTTTCCATTACCCTGCACAATATCCCGGAAGGTCTGGCCGTAGGGGTGGCGTTTGGAGCAGTCGCGAATGGGCATGATACGGCCACCATTGCAGCGGCTCTCTCGGTGGCCATAGGAATCGGCATCCAGAACTTTCCGGAGGGAGCCGCAGTGTCCATCCCTTTGAGACGGGAAGGCTTGAGCCGCTTCCGCTGTTTCATGTACGGACAGGCTTCCGGCATAGTTGAGCCGATTTCCGCCGTCCTGGGAGCCTTTTTGGTTACCCAAATGCGCTCGATACTCCCCTACGCGCTGGCATTTGCCGCCGGAGCCATGATATTCGTCGTCATTGAAGAACTCATACCCGAAGCGCAAATCAGGGATCCCAAGGAATACAGCAAGGCGCACTTTGTCACTGCGGGAGCGATGATCGGCTTCACGGTGATGATGATTCTCGATGTCGCGCTGGCGTGA
- a CDS encoding YihY/virulence factor BrkB family protein has translation MSNRPARILSWIKNLPPFREAKDDKHGMPVGEVAPSPEVPQVPAAVQKAAGEPVSPDKPSRIRSGTLSTETTPLGVITRYQEDTGGKDAKDGGTHGIPSNTRTQDSAHASFSDFMGKVLYLLQTMGKFLASVWYRINRDQVAIMASGMVYSSLMAVVPLVTVILMFLAPMGAIQPFITFLNDLTVEFFGPEAGAQLLGLLTTFTGNATSLGIFGIISFLFTSILLVNKVWTIINQIYHVALNRNPIRRFTNSISFLIIGILLLGLYISIQPIMTPIIASMNGGSVAGFQFFSKDFLQWVIMFVIFFLVIFTVPNTKVRLSSAALGAGIGAVLFSLTKDGMTWMMGTAVTYSVIYGSIASIFFFLLWMYLMWVIILSAVEISYVHQFHPDGKRVGLTNSPSVQIAEALDVLMLIGSNYREGKGSSSSRELGDLLIIPDRRLFSYIELLTSLHYIVATNNNRTMFMPARPLDSMKVREVVEAVYGLAAGEKKRLRESGKTEESDTAGEAISRELLQGGVSRLGNYTIDNLLDRL, from the coding sequence ATGAGCAACCGGCCTGCACGGATTCTTTCATGGATTAAGAACCTGCCTCCATTCCGGGAAGCCAAGGACGACAAGCATGGCATGCCGGTCGGCGAGGTTGCACCCTCGCCGGAAGTTCCCCAGGTCCCTGCCGCCGTTCAAAAGGCGGCAGGGGAACCTGTTTCCCCTGACAAGCCTTCCCGGATACGGTCGGGAACCCTCAGCACGGAAACCACGCCCTTGGGAGTGATTACCCGCTATCAGGAAGATACAGGAGGAAAGGACGCAAAGGACGGTGGGACGCACGGTATTCCCTCCAATACCCGGACACAGGATTCAGCGCACGCTTCATTTTCAGACTTCATGGGGAAAGTGCTTTACCTCCTTCAGACGATGGGTAAGTTCCTTGCCTCCGTGTGGTACCGGATAAACAGGGACCAAGTCGCCATCATGGCAAGCGGCATGGTCTATTCGTCCTTGATGGCAGTGGTTCCCTTAGTCACGGTCATTCTGATGTTCCTTGCGCCCATGGGAGCGATACAGCCCTTCATCACATTTCTCAATGACCTGACAGTGGAGTTTTTCGGTCCTGAAGCAGGAGCGCAGCTTCTTGGTTTGCTCACGACTTTCACCGGGAACGCCACCAGTTTGGGAATCTTCGGCATCATTTCATTCCTGTTCACATCCATCTTGCTGGTGAACAAGGTATGGACTATCATCAACCAGATATACCATGTCGCCCTCAACCGTAATCCTATCCGCCGTTTTACCAATTCCATCAGTTTCCTGATCATCGGCATTCTTCTGTTAGGTCTTTACATCAGCATCCAACCTATCATGACTCCGATCATTGCCTCGATGAACGGGGGTTCAGTGGCAGGCTTCCAATTTTTCTCCAAGGATTTCCTCCAGTGGGTAATCATGTTCGTCATATTCTTCCTTGTCATCTTCACTGTTCCCAACACCAAGGTGAGGCTTTCCAGCGCGGCTCTGGGCGCCGGCATCGGGGCGGTTCTTTTCTCTTTGACCAAGGACGGCATGACGTGGATGATGGGGACAGCCGTCACGTATTCGGTGATTTATGGTTCCATCGCATCAATATTCTTCTTCCTTCTCTGGATGTACCTGATGTGGGTCATCATCTTGAGTGCCGTGGAAATCTCCTACGTGCATCAGTTTCATCCTGACGGGAAGCGTGTTGGTCTGACTAATTCTCCTTCCGTCCAGATTGCCGAGGCGCTTGATGTGCTGATGCTGATTGGCAGCAACTATAGGGAAGGCAAGGGTTCTTCCTCATCGCGCGAGCTGGGTGATCTCCTGATTATTCCTGACCGACGGCTGTTTTCTTACATTGAACTCCTCACGTCCCTCCACTACATAGTCGCTACAAACAACAACCGTACCATGTTCATGCCTGCGCGTCCTCTGGACAGCATGAAGGTGCGTGAGGTAGTCGAGGCTGTCTATGGCCTTGCCGCGGGTGAGAAAAAGAGATTACGGGAAAGCGGGAAGACAGAGGAATCTGACACGGCTGGCGAGGCAATCAGCCGCGAGTTGCTTCAGGGCGGCGTATCCCGCTTGGGGAACTATACTATCGACAATCTGCTTGACCGCCTGTAA
- a CDS encoding alpha/beta hydrolase: MEVRYMNTSDGFRLACRIWEPRSRRNPVGLLHILHGMAEHSARYEDFASFMTSQGFIVCAHDHRGHGLSVDRPENRGWFSDNDGWFRVAEDAWEISYAVSSDYPDVPVFLFGHSMGSFLARTAMVKHPSFYSGIIICGTAPGQGIAGRLGLALARGEVRRYGSHHVSKRLDKLSFGGYNRRFAPARTAFDWLSRDIHAVDEYVADDNCGFVCTSGFFADLLTGIAYVNDRHVTAQVPRDLPLLIISGDKDPVGKFGRGVRAVYGMYHDANVSDVTLKLFPGGRHEILNEIDKEDVYAYVLDWLRRRVEV, translated from the coding sequence ATGGAAGTACGGTACATGAATACCAGTGACGGTTTCAGGCTGGCCTGTCGCATCTGGGAACCACGATCCCGCAGAAATCCTGTGGGTTTGCTCCATATCCTGCACGGTATGGCGGAACATAGTGCCCGGTATGAGGACTTTGCTTCCTTCATGACCTCACAGGGTTTCATTGTCTGTGCCCATGACCATCGCGGGCATGGGCTGAGTGTTGACCGCCCTGAGAACCGGGGATGGTTTTCTGACAACGACGGGTGGTTCCGGGTCGCCGAGGATGCCTGGGAGATCAGCTATGCGGTTTCCTCGGACTATCCTGATGTACCGGTGTTCCTTTTCGGACACAGCATGGGTTCGTTCCTTGCCCGTACCGCCATGGTGAAGCATCCTTCTTTCTACAGCGGCATCATCATCTGTGGCACAGCTCCCGGACAGGGCATTGCCGGTCGTCTTGGACTGGCACTTGCCCGTGGTGAAGTGCGGCGGTATGGCAGCCATCATGTCTCCAAAAGGCTGGATAAGCTGTCCTTCGGCGGTTATAACCGAAGATTCGCTCCTGCCCGCACGGCTTTTGACTGGCTGAGCCGTGACATCCATGCGGTGGATGAGTATGTGGCAGACGATAATTGCGGGTTTGTCTGCACATCTGGCTTCTTCGCGGATTTGCTCACGGGAATCGCCTATGTGAACGACAGACATGTGACCGCGCAGGTTCCCCGTGACCTTCCGTTGCTTATCATCAGCGGGGACAAGGATCCTGTGGGGAAATTTGGCAGAGGTGTCCGCGCCGTCTACGGGATGTATCATGACGCGAATGTTTCCGATGTGACGCTCAAGCTGTTCCCCGGCGGGCGTCATGAGATTCTTAACGAGATTGACAAGGAAGATGTGTACGCTTATGTCTTGGATTGGCTTCGACGTCGTGTCGAGGTGTGA
- a CDS encoding metallophosphoesterase family protein: MSMTRLLIASDLHGNADSLKTLYDVAVRTGCAAILMAGDQCPGASATFATALASPPIPLVMVRGNCDGSWEYDGYLLRYPPRFRIYDWDGRTILLTHGDAFTSPEMTGTTLKPGDLFVTGHTHVPLLVKEPQGWLHLNPGSASRGRGKSDPSYALADGDGITIYVLETGKPIASIPWP, from the coding sequence ATGTCCATGACACGCCTCCTGATAGCTTCCGACCTTCATGGAAATGCCGATTCATTGAAGACTCTGTATGATGTCGCCGTCCGGACAGGATGCGCCGCCATCCTGATGGCCGGGGATCAATGTCCAGGAGCCAGCGCAACCTTTGCCACAGCTCTGGCCTCGCCTCCCATCCCTCTGGTCATGGTCAGGGGGAACTGCGACGGCTCATGGGAATACGACGGCTACCTGCTGCGTTATCCTCCCCGTTTCAGGATTTATGACTGGGACGGACGCACCATACTTCTGACCCATGGCGATGCATTCACCTCGCCGGAGATGACCGGAACAACCTTGAAGCCGGGAGACCTCTTTGTCACCGGCCACACCCATGTACCCCTCTTGGTGAAAGAGCCGCAGGGATGGTTGCATCTTAATCCTGGTTCGGCATCCCGCGGCAGGGGGAAAAGTGACCCTTCATATGCGCTGGCGGACGGGGACGGCATCACGATATACGTGCTGGAAACGGGAAAGCCCATAGCCAGTATTCCTTGGCCGTGA